From Thermodesulfobacteriota bacterium, one genomic window encodes:
- the glyA gene encoding serine hydroxymethyltransferase (catalyzes the reaction of glycine with 5,10-methylenetetrahydrofolate to form L-serine and tetrahydrofolate), giving the protein VAFKEALSPEFKEYQEQIVKNAKHLGECMLEHSFNLVSGGTDNHLVLVDLREADLTGKLAEDTLEKAGITVNKNAIPFDPHPPMVTSGIRIGTPAITTRGMKEEEMEVIAGFIKEALDNTENDIVLQRIKDDVRELCSKFPMYSHRLV; this is encoded by the coding sequence GTCGCATTTAAAGAAGCGCTCAGCCCTGAATTTAAGGAGTATCAGGAGCAGATAGTTAAAAACGCAAAACACCTTGGAGAGTGCATGCTGGAGCACAGCTTTAACCTAGTCTCAGGCGGCACAGACAATCACCTTGTGCTTGTGGATCTAAGAGAAGCTGATCTGACCGGAAAACTAGCAGAAGACACACTTGAGAAAGCAGGAATTACTGTAAATAAAAACGCTATTCCATTTGACCCTCACCCGCCAATGGTTACAAGCGGAATTAGAATCGGAACCCCGGCGATCACCACAAGGGGAATGAAAGAAGAAGAGATGGAAGTTATAGCAGGGTTTATTAAAGAGGCCCTTGATAACACGGAAAACGATATTGTACTTCAAAGAATAAAGGATGACGTTAGGGAGCTATGCAGTAAGTTTCCAATGTATAGCCACAGGCTCGTATAG